The window CCAGCGCGCGTTCGGCCTGCGCCGGGCAGGCGCGCAGGGTATCGCTGTCGCTCGATGGCGCCGCGGGCGCGGCCGGCTGCGGTGCGGCCGGCTGATGGCCGGCGCGCTGCCACAGGGCGTGAGCGGCCAGCGAGAGCCACAGGTTTTCTTCTTGTGTGGCGGCAGCGGCGCCGGGACGGCTGCGCACGCTGTCGCGCAGGGCCAGCGGCAAGTCGTCGTCGAAGCCGGGGGCGGCGCGCGAGGTGCCGATCTGGAGTGTCTTATGAATCTTTATCGGAAGCGGGGAACTCATGCTACGGTCTCGTTGTCAAAATGATGCAAGCGGTTTTCCGCGAATACGCTGAGCGGGACGATGGCATACCCGTCCCATTCGCCGATCACGGTCACCGGATGGCCGCCGCTGAGCGCGAGCAGGGGCCACAGGTGGCGAAAACCTGCGTGCAGCGGGATGATGCGGCCGTCGGCGCCAGCAAGGTGGGGCGCGCCGCCCGCATGCGGCACCATGGCGTCGAGCACGAGCGGAAAGCGGTCGAGGAAAGGGTTGCGCGCCAGCGCCTCGGCGTAGGCCGCCAGCGAAGCGTCGAGCGTGGGAGCGTTCGCCAGACTTGCATCGAGCGTGCTGAAGGCGTCTTGCTGCTTGATGAGGGCGCGCAGCGGATACGCGCTGTGATAGAAGCACAGTTCGCCGTCGAACTGCGTGCCGGGCGCGAGCACCTTGTCGTAGCCTTGCGTGCCGGCGGCGTACTGCAGGATCATGGCCCAGCGTCCGCTTGCCATGCCGCGCAGCCAGGTGGTGCGCGCGCGGATGCGCTCGTTGTCGCCGGTGTGCTGGGCCAGCACTTGCCAGCGGTCCTGCACGCCGGCCTGGGCCAGCACCTCTTCCTGGCTGACGGTCCAGCCGACCAGGGTGCGCACGTCGCTTTGCAGTTCGGGCGGCAGGTCCGGCAGGCGGCGGCAGGCGGTGCCGAGCAGGTAGATCGATGCCAGTTCGCGCGCCAGCTGGGTTTCCCAGTCGGGCAGGGTGGTGTCGAAGCACATGCCGCTGGCGCGGCGCAGGCGCGCAGCCAGGCCGGCGGCCTGGGCGTCGACCATGCGCGCGGCAATGTCGTTCCAGAACGCCGGGCCGCGTGCGCGCAGGGTGGACAGGCCTTCGCGCGCCAGGTCTTCGAGCCAGGTTTGCAGTTCGGCGATGCCGGCCGCGACCTTGCTGTCGCGCTTGTCCTCGCGCTTTTGCGCCGCCGCGGCCTGGGCTGCCGCCTGCTCGGGGGTGGTGGCGATGGCTTTTTCGGCGGCGCTCTGGAGTTTCTTTTCGCTGCGCTGCTGACGGCTGTCGAGCCAGTCGCTGACCCATTGGGGCGGCGCGCCGTCCGTGAACAGGGGGCCATGGCTGGCTAATAACAGATACAGGCCGATGCCGTGCTTGCACGGGAACTTGCGGCTGGGGCAGGAACACTTGAAGGCCGGCTCGCCCAGGTCGATCTGGGTGCGGTAGGGGACTTTGCCGCTGCCCTGGCATTCGCCCCACACGGCCGTTTCGGTCCGGCCCAGGTTGCCCCACTTGGCGGGCCCTGCCAGCTGGCTGCCGGCTTTGGCGGAACTCGCATCGGGCGCCAGTGCGAGGATTTGATCGGCGTTCAAAGTCATGGAGGAACAATGCCACCGGCCCATGACCGTTGGCAAATGATTAAAGATAGTAAGTTAACCGCTGACGTTAATTTTGGGAAGTCTTTTTTGCCGGAAAGGCAGTGTGGGGACAGCCAGGGCCAGGTGTGCTCCCGGCCCGGGCTGTCGCGTCAGGTTGTCGCCTGAGGCTCTCGCCGCAGGCTGCGGCCCCGGGCTGCTGCTTCAGGCTGCAGTCTCAGACTGTCCCCTCAGGCTGCCGCTTCAGGCTGTCGCTTCAGGCATAACCCAGCCAGAGCGCCTGCGCGCGTGCGAACACGGCGGCGCCAACCTGGGTGCCCAGGGTGCGCCCGTCGGTGCTGGCGCGCTCGAAATGAATGCCGGCGTAGACGCGCGAGATTCCCGCTTCGGCCACGGCATCGCTGAACGTTTCCCATGCCAGGGGCACCGGCGCGGACGGCAGGGCCGGGTCGATCAGCAGCGAACGCGCCGCTATCGTCACCTCGTGCCGGAAGGTGTCGCTGCCGGTGAAGCGGCGCAGGATTTCGGCCGAGGCGGCGCTGAACGTGCTGTGGCCGGACACGTGGTCGGGAAACGCGGGCGTGGGCGCGCTCGCCGGGTGGAATGGCATCCAGGCTTCGCCGGCGACCGGGCGCAGTCCGCCGGCCGGGCCTTCGGGGCCGAAGCTCTGGATGATGCGGCCCTGCATCAGATAGCGGATGGCGCTGATTGGGCGTGCGAAATCGTAGGCGCGCTTGGCGTCCCAGGCGGCGATGCTGGCGTCGAACACCGCATTGGACAGGGCGAAGAACAGTTTGATGTTGTCATCCTCGCTGTAATCGTTGCGCTCCGATATCAGTTGCGCAAAGCGGCACCAGTAAGAGCCGGGCAGCTCGCCGACGGTGCTGCCGGCCCAGTAGTCGGCGATCGCCTTCTGGCGTTCGGTCAGGGCGGCCTGGAGCTGGACGACCTGCTCGGCCTGGTCGATGAATTCCCTGCTGCCGAAGGCGGCCGGCGGAGGCGGGCGGAACTGGCCGCCCGCGCCCAGGGCGAATGGGCGCACGCTGCCCCAGAACGGCGTCAGGAACGTTTGGGTGCGGCGCACGCCGCCAGCGTCGAAAGAAAGCGGCTGCCACAGGCCCGGGAAGGGAATGTTGGCGCGCGGCGTGGGCTGGGTGACCAGCAGCGGCGGGTTGCGTGGCAGGTAGCCGCTGTAGTCGGCGAACGGCACGCCGCCCGGCGTCAGCTTGCCGTTCTGGTTGGCGCCATCGTCGCGGCATCGGTCGAGCACCGCGTGCGCGGCAATGGTGCCCAGGCGCGGGGCCGTGGCGCTGTTGTTGTAGGCGTCGATCGGGCGGCTGTTCAGCGCGGCGAGGTGCGCATCGAAGGCAACTTGCTGGCTGGGAAACTGATCGAGCAGGGCCGTGTAGGCGGCGAAGCTGATCGCCAGCGCCTTGTTGGCGGGGGTGCGTTCGGCGGCCGGCCTGCGTAGCTGCGCGCCAAGGTACTGGCCGAGGGCGACGCTGTCGTAGGCCGCCCACGCTTCGTACATGGCGCTATGGACGATCGCCAGCGCGCGCGCGGCGATCGGCGGCGGCATGCGGGTGGCGCGCACGGCGTCGAGGGCAATGTTGTTCCAGGCAATCACCGTACCCAGCTGCGCTGGTGGTGCCGGCTGGGAAGGAGGTGGCGGCTCGTCCGACCCGCCGCAAGCCATCAGGGCGCTGCCGAGGGCGGCTGCGCTGCCCATCGTTAAGAAGGTGCGTCGTTTCATGGTGATTTCCCAGAGAGGTCGCTTCCGGCCGGGAAGCGCGGGGATGCCTGGCGGCACGGCCATCGATGAGGGTGGCTTACGTGGCGACGATAGCCCGCCGCCGCCACGCTGATCTTGAGCCGACGCAGCCGCAGTACCGCAGCAAAAACAGGAGTCGTCGCATGGCCGGACACCGTTGCGTGGATGTGCGGCGGTGTGCGGCAGGCGGGCGCCTGTCCCGCAGTTCGCAAGAGTCAGCAAATCCTTGCCAGTAGCCACTACAATACGGCTGCCGTTTGTCGAGGTCACTTACCGAGGTCAGATCATGAAATTTATTCACGCCGCCGATTTGCATATCGACAGTCCCTTGCGCGGGCTGAACGGCTACGAGGGCGCGCCGGTGCAGGAGCTGCGCGGCGCCACGCGCCGGGCCTTGTCGGCCCTGGTCGACCTCGCGATTGAGCAGACGGTCGATTTCGTCATCCTGGCGGGCGATATTTACGACGGCAACTGGGCCGACTTCCGCACTGGCCTGTTTTTCCGCGACCAGATGGTGCGCATGACGCGCGAGGGCATCCGCGTCTACATCGTCAAGGGCAATCACGACGCCGAAAGCCAGATCACCAAACAGCTTCCGCCGGTCGATGGCGTGCATACGTTCAAGTCCAGCGCAGTCGAGACGTTCACGATCGACGGGCTCGGCGTGGCCTTGCACGGACGCAGCTTCCCGAACCGCGCCGTGCCGGAAGACCTGGTCGAGCACTATCCCGACGCCATCGCCAATATGTTCAACATCGGTGTGCTGCACACCAGCCTGAACGGACGGGGCGGGCACGACGTGTATGCGCCGACCACGGTCGACGCGCTGTGCGCCAGGGGTTACGATTATTTCGCGCTGGGCCACGTGCACGCGCGCGAGGTTGTGCGCGAGGCCCATCCGCGCATCGTTTATCCCGGCAATCTGCAGGGTCGCCACGCCAAGGAGACCGGGCCCAAGGGCTGTGAACTGGTGACGGTGGACGGCGGCGCCATCACCAGCGCCCAGTTCGTGCCGCTGGACGTGGTGCGCTGGCACCGCCTGCAACTGGACGCCGGCGGCGCACCCGACCTGAATGCCTTGCGCCAGCGATTCATGAAGGCGGCTGGTGAACTGGTGGCCGGCGAACACGGGCGCCTGCACGCGCTGCGGGTGATCGTCAGCGGCCAGACCGAGCTGCACCGGGTCGAGGCCGAGCAGCCCGGCACCATTGCCGCCGCCATCCAGGCCGGCACCCAGGACTTCGAAGGCGCCGACCTGTGGGTCGAGGAAGTCAAGCTCGACCTGCGCTCGCCGCTCGACCGTGATGCTGCCTTGAAGCGCGAGGACGCGGTCGGCGAGGTGGTGCAGCTGGTCGACGAGATCGCATCCAGCGAGGAACACCTGCGCGCATGGGCGCTCGCGCAGCTCGGCGCCCTGGGGACCTTGCCGCCCGGGCTGGCAGATTGCGACCCTGCGGCGCTGCCGCCGGAAGCACTGCGCGCGCTGCTGGCCGACGCCGAGGCGACCGTCCTTGCGCACTTGGGCGGCATGGAAGGAATCGCACGATGAAGCTGCGCGAACTGCACCTGACCGCCTTCGGTCCCTTCACCGACCGCAAGCTCGATTTCGGCAGCGCCGGACAGAACGTGGTGTTCGTCCATGGTCCCAACGAAGCGGGCAAGTCGTCGACCCTGCGCGCGATCTCGGACCTGCGCTTCGGCATACCGCAGCTGAGCCGCGATAATTTCGTGCACGAGCACCGCAACATGCTGCTGGGCGGGGTGCTGGTGGACCGCAACGGCAAGTCCTATCACATCATGCGCCGCAAGGGCCGCACCAACACCCTGCAGTATGCCGACGGCAGCCCGGTCACGCCCGATGTCGAGGCGCTGATCACCTGCGGCTTGTCGAAGGAGGATTACGAAGCCATGTTCGGCCTGGACCACGACCGCCTGCGCAACGGCGGCGAGGCGCTGCTGGCCGGCCACGGCGAGATCGGCGCGGCCTTGTTCGAGGCCAGCGCCGGGGTGCGCAGCATTCCGTCGGTGCTGGAGCGGCTCGACCAGTCGGCCCGCACCTACTTCATGCCCGGTGCGCGCGCAAAGAATGGGCGCATCAACGAGGCGCTGCGCAGCTACGGCGAACATCATGCCGAATTGAAGACCGCGCAGATCAAGCCGGCATGGTGGGCGGAACGCTTCAAGGAGCACCAGGCGGCGGCCAAGCGGCTGTCCGAACTGGAGGTGCGCCACGAGGAGGCCAACCGCCGGCAGCTGCGCCTGTCCGAATTGCGCGGCGTGGCGCCGCTGATCCGCACCCAGGACGAGGCGGGCGCCATGCTGTCGGAACTCGACGACGTGCCGCTGCTGGCGGAAAACGCCGCCACCGAACGGGCCGCCGCGCAAGCGGGATTGGCCGCCGCATGCCAGAACGCGCAAGCGGCGCAGGACGCAGTACAGCGTTTGTCCACCCAGCTCAAGGCCCTGGCGCCGGACCATGCTGCGCTCGACGCGGCCGCCCGCATCGAGCGCCTGGCCGCCAGCGCCGAATCGTTCGAGAGCCTGCGTAACACGATTGCCGACGCCGCGGACCAGGTGGCCGAGGCGCGCCGCCTGCTGGACGAACGCGCCGGCGCCATCGTGCCCGGCGTGGCGGCGCACGCCGTGCTGGCAATGGCGCCGGCGCCGGCCGCGCGCGCCCGGATCGAAGAGGTGCTTGGCGACTTCAAAGTGGCGCAACAGCGGCTGCACCAGCATCTGGAATCGGCACTGCCGCTGGAGGACGATGAAGAGCAGGCCGCCGACGCGCTGCCGGCGCCCGCACTGGTGAGCGCCCTGCATGCGGTGCGCGACGAAGCGAGGCGCAAGGAAGTACTGATGAAGCGCAAGGAGCAGCTTCCGGCCGACATCCGGCAGCTGGAGCGGCAGGTCGCCGCCGACGTGGCGGCACTGGGGCTGGCGGACGAGATGGCGCTCATCAAAGTGCGAGCCTTGCTCGACAGTGAAATCGATGCCGCGCGCAGCGAGTTCGATATGGCTGACAGCGAGTTGGCGGCGCTGCGCAAGCAGCTCGCGCAGCTCAAAACCGAGCACGCGGGGGCCGCGGCCAGATGCGAGCAGTTGCTGGCCGCCGGCGCGGTACCGACGATGACGCAGGTGCGCGCCGCGCGTGGCCAGCGCGACGGCCACTGGGCGCAGGTGCGCGAGGCGAACGCCGGCGGCAATCCGGCGCCCGGCGCACTGCTCGACAGCTTCGAGGCCGATGTTCGCGACGCCGACCGGCTGGTCGACGAACTGGCACGCGACACCGAACGCGCGACGCAGCTGCAGGGCAGCCAGGACGAGCTGGCGCGCCTTGCGCAGCAGTTGGCCGACATCGAACACGAACGTGCGGCGACCGGGCAGCGCAGCGCGGCAGCGCAGGAGCGCTGGAACGCCACGCTGGCGGCGCGCGGTCTGCCGCAGCTGGCGCCGAAAGCGCTGCGCGAATGGCAGTCCCGGCTTGCCGAGGCGCGCGAGCAGAGCGCCAACCTGCAATCGCTGACCGATGAGCTGGACATGGCGCGCGCAACCGAACGCGCGTTGGTGGACGATCTGTGCGATGCGATATCGGCGGTTGGCGTGGCAGCGCCGGCCAACGGCTCGCTGGCCACCCTGTGGTCGCTGGTGGGAGAGATTCAGAACGACATTGAGCGGCGCCAGCATGCGCTCAGCACCGCGCTGGGCAAGCGCACCGAGCGCGAACAGCACCAGCGCCGCTTCAAGGCGCAGCAGAAGACCCTGGAAGAGCAACTGGCCGGCGCGGCGGCGGCGGTGTCGTCGGGCGTGTACGGCGCGCTGCACCTCGATCCGCAGGCCGGTGTCGCCGCGGCGGGTGCGCGCCTGCTCGAATTCGGGCGCCTGGGCGAGGCCAAGGCGGAACTCGACAGCGTCAGCGCGCGCGAGCTGCGCGCGCAGCAGGCATTCGAGCGGCTGCTGGGGCAGGGTCACGAGCTGGCGCAGGCGCTGGGCGATACGCCGGCCGCCGACTTGCGGCATTACGTCGAACAGCTCAAGGCAAGGCTGGCGCAGGCAAGGCGGATCGACAGCGAACGCGCGCTCAAGCAGCAGGCGCTGGAAGAGGCGCAGGAACGCCAGCGCGAACAGGAAAGCCTGGCGCTGCGCCATGAAGCGGTACTGGAGCGGCTGTGCCGCGCGGCCGACGTCGATTCGCCCGAGGCGCTGCCGGCGGCGGAGGCGCAATCGCAGCGCAAGCGCCAGGCCCAGGCCGAGGCGGACCGGGTGCGCAGGGACCTCGCCACGGCATCCTCACGGCCGGTGGACGAACTGCGCGCGCTCCTGCGCGACTACGACGCCGAGCGCATGAACGACGAGCAAAACCAGGTTTCGGCCGAGCTGGCGACACTGGAGGAGGGCTTGCGCAGCGCGCGCCAGGCCGAAGAAACGGCGCGCCGCGCTCTGGAAGCGGTCGATTCGGCCGATACCGCGGCCGTGGCGCGCGAGCTCATGGAGCGCGATGCGGCCGGGGTACGGCTGGCGATCGCGCCGTGGATGCGCTCGCGGCTGGCGCATGCCTTGCTCGACGAGGCGCTCAAGCGTTTCCGCGAGCGCGCCCAGGGACCGATGCTGCTGGCGGCCTCGCGCTACTTCCAGCAGATGACCGACGGCCTGTTCGTGCGGCTGGTCAGCGACGATGCCGGTGCCAAGCCGGTCTTGCTGGCGCAGCGCGACAATGGCGGCCAGGTGCGTGTCGAGGGCTTGAGCGAAGGCACGCGCGACCAGCTCTACCTGGCGCTGCGGCTGGCCGCGCTGGAAATCCGGCGCGACGCCGGCTACGACCTGCCGGTGGTGCTCGACGACGTGTTGATGACCTCCGACGACGGCCGCGCGGCGCTGGCCTTGCGTGCGATCGCCGATTTCGCCAAGGACCATCAGGTGATCGTGTTCACTCACCATGCCCACCTGCTCGGCGTGGCCGAGCGCAGCGTGCCGGCCCCGATGCTGCAGGTCGTCAGCCTCTAGCCCGGATATTTCATGAGTCTGCCAATCTGAGGGCCGGGGTGCGCCGAACATGGCTGCGGCATGTTGATTGCTCGCTTCCTGGTGTCGGTTCTGCCGCGCGGCCTGATTGCAGACGTAACTCCCCCTACCCCCGTTGCTTTATAGCGTGCCGGGGACAGCACTTGGCGGGCTTATGGTGCCAGCGCGCGGGCGGCAGTGAGGAAGACGTGCTTGAGTGGATGTTGGGATGCGAGCATGACGCGCACGCGCCGCGTGTTGCGCACGACGGCCGCGCCGATCTTGAGCAGTTTGATGCGGATCGTCGCCGTGCAGGCGCGTGCCAGTTCCGTGCCAACCAAAGCCAGGCGGCGCAAATTGATCATCAGGGTATAGGCGAACGCTGCCAGTAGCAGCCGCAGTTGGTTGGCCTGGAATTTATGGCAGCTCGCACGGCGTCCGAACAAATCGAGCTGCGCCTCCTTGATACGGTTCTCTGCTTCGCCACGGGCGCAATACACGCGTTCGTACAGTGCCTTGGGACCCCCAGTCAGGTTGGTGACGATGAAACGCGGGTTGGCGCCGCGCGCATCGTGTTCCAGCCGCGCGATGACGCGCCGTTGCCGATCCCACGTCCCCGCCGCATAAGTGAATTCTCCGATCATGCGCTGCTTGGAACCGGCCTTCTGATACATCTCGGCCAGTGCCAGTTCGGCCAACTCTACTCGTTGCAGCAACGCTGAGTTCTTTTGCAAGCCGACGATATAGTGCAGCCCCCATTTCTCGAAGCGGCGCAGAGCTTGATGACGGCAGAACCCGGAATCGCCGCGCACGATGATGCGGATGCGTGGCCAAGCCTGGCGCAAGCGCCGGGAGATCAATTTGATTAATGCGCTGAGGATACCGGCCGGATCGCGGCTGCTGGGCCGCAAGACGCAGGCGAGGATATCCTGGCCACAGAAGACGTACAGCGGCAAGTAACAGTAATTGTCGTAGTAGCGGTGGAAGTGGGACTTCTCTTGCTCTCCATGCAGCGGCATGTGGGTGGCATCGATGTCGAGCACCAGTTCCTTGGGCCGCTTAGCTTTGCTGGCGATGAACTGATCGAGCAGAACGCCATGCAGGGCGGCCGCCTGCGCGCGCGTGGAGGACGTTTCAAGCCGGCTCAGCGTCGGCGCCGAGGCCAAGTCATCGGCCCGGCCCACTGCCGTTTGCATGGCCAAGTCGCGGCGCAGCACATTGTGGTCACAGACGTCCTCCCAGCCACAGCACAGGCCGTACACGCGCTGCGCGAGCAAGTCGCGCATGCTGTGCGAAACGCTGGCACGACGGCGTCGATCCTCGAATACGCGCGCAATCGCTTTGCTTAAGCCGATGCGCTGATCCACTTGGCGCAGCAGCAGAACCCCGCCGTCGCTGACGATGTCGCCGCCGTCGAATGACGCCTCAACGACGCGCCGTCCAACCCTCCCCAACTTGATCGGTTCATTGGTACAATTTGGCATCGGCGGTCCCCGGTTGTGATTGGCGTCAGATACCAGTAACAACGCGCTTCGGCACGGGATCGCCGACCTCTACTCACGAAATATCCGGGCTAGGCCGCATCTTTGTTTCGCCGCCGCGCCGCCGCCGATGGGCGGCGCGGCGGCGACGCTGTAAAATACTTCTCTTTATCTCAGCATACCGATCCCATGACCGTCGTCCGCACCCGTTTTGCCCCCAGCCCAACCGGCTACCTCCACCTTGGCGGCGCCCGCACCGCGCTCTACAGCTGGGCGTACGCCCGCCATTTCGGCGGCACCTTCGTGCTGCGCATCGAAGACACCGACGTCGAGCGTTCCACGCCGGAAGCGGTGCAGGCCATCATCGAGGGCATGCAGTGGCTGGGCCTGATGCACGACGAAGGCCCGTTCTATCAGATGCAGCGCATGGACCGCTACCGCGAGGTGCTGGCCCAGATGCTGGAAGCGGGCACCGCCTACCACTGCTATTCGTCCAAGGAAGAAGTGGACGCCATGCGCGAGCGCTTTACGGCGGCGGGCGAAAAGCCGCGCTATGACGGTACCTGGCGTCCGGAGCCGGGCAAGACCCTGCCTGCGGTACCGGCCGACCGCGAGCCGGTGGTGCGCTTCAAGAACCCGCTCGACGGCGACGTCAGCTGGGACGATGTGGTCAAGGGCACGATCACAATTTCCAACAAGGAACTGGACGACCTCGTCATCGCCCGCCCGGGCGGCGTGCCGACCTATAACTTCTGCGTGGCGGTCGACGACTGGGACATGCAGATCACGCACGTGCTGCGCGGCGACGACCACGTCAATAACACGCCACGCCAGATTAACATCCTGCGCGCGATCGGTGCGCCGTTGCCGAAGTACGGCCACCTGCCGATGATCCTCGATCATGAAGGCAAGAAGCTGTCCAAGCGCACCTCCGCCGTCAGCGTCATGGATTATCCGGCCAAGGGCATCCTGCCGGAAGCGATGTTGAACTACCTGGCGCGCCTGGGCTGGAGCCACGGCGATGACGAAATCTTTTCGATGGAGCAGTTCTGCGAGTGGTTCAATACGGATCACCTGACCAGTTCAGCTGCCCAGTTCGACCTGGAAAAGCTGGCCTGGCTGAACAATCACTACATCAAGCAGGCCGACAACACCCGCCTGGCGGCGCTGGCGCGTCCGCAGATGGAAGCGCAGGGCGCCCAGTTCGACGGCGCGCCCGATCTGGCCGCCGCGCTGGCGCTGATGAAGGATCGCACCAATACCATCAACGAACTGGCCGATGCGGCGATGCTGTTTTACCGCACCCCGCAGCCGGACGCGGCACTGATGACCCAGCACCTGACCGACGCCGTCAAGCCTGTCGTGGCCCAGTTCGCCGAGCGCTGCGCCACGGTCGAGTGGACGCGCGAAGCGCTGGCCGCGATGATCAAGGAAGTGCTGGCTGCTAACGGCATCAAGATGCCGGTGCTGGCCATGCCGCTGCGCCTCCTGCTGACCGGCCAGTTGCAGACCCCGGCAATCGATGCCGTGCTGGTGCTGCTGGGCCGCGAACTGGTTCTCTCGCGTCTGAAAGTCGAAGTTTAAATTGTTGGCCTCGGGGCTTTGCATATTGCAAGCCCTAGTATATAATTCTGCTTCTTCGACGGACGGGGGTATAGCTCAGCTGGGAGAGCGCTTGCATGGCATGCAAGAGGTCAGCGGTTCGATCCCGCTTACCTCCACCACTAATCGAAGAAGTTGTTGTAGTAGATTGCAGGTAGATGCCACTACCTGATTGCAGTACCGGGTCCCCATCGTCTAGAGGCCTAGGACATCACCCTTTCACGGTGAGTACAGGGGTTCGAATCCCCTTGGGGACGCCAGGATTCGAGTAGTAAAAAGCAGTACGAAGTAGTACAATGTAGTCGCAGTTTAGTACCACTAAACGCCCTGACTAGTCAGGGTTTTTTGTTGGTGCGGTAAGTAAGGTCAGGATGTAGAATACGTCCAGGACAGATTTCTGTCCCCATCGTCTAGAGGCCTAGGACATCACCCTTTCACGGTGAGTACAGGGGTTCGAATCCCCTTGGGGACGCCAGTATTACCAGAGAGTCGATGAATCGGTTCTTTGTTATTCCAGCGCAGAGTAGTTCGCGTTACATGGGGGGTATAGCTCAGCTGGGAGAGCGCTTGCATGGCATGCAAGAGGTCAGCGGTTCGATCCCGCTTACCTCCACCAAGTTTTGATGTAGTTTGTACATTGCGGGTAGTTGCCACTACCTGACAACAGTTCAGGTCCCCATCGTCTAGAGGCCTAGGACATCACCCTTTCACGGTGAGTACAGGGGTTCGAATCCCCTTGGGGACGCCAGTTAGTGCAAAAGCCGCCTTGTGCGGCTTTTTGCATTGTGCGAGCCCACCGTCGTGCCCGCGCAGGCGGGCACCCAAGTTTGTAGCGCAGTCGACGGCTCACTGGACTTGGGTCCCCGCCTGCGCGGGGACGACGGTTTGTGGGTTAACGGTACTTTTCGCCGAACCAAACCGAACCAAAAAAACCCTATGTCCCTTGCTAACGATCCCGCCCCAACCCTCGCCCTGTTCTGCCGGGTCGTCGACAACTACGGCGACATCGGCATCTGCTGGCGCCTCGCGCGCCAACTCCAGCGCGAACACGGCATTCTGGTCACCTTGTGGGTGGACGACCTGCCCAGTTTCCACCGCATCTGCCCCGACGTCGATCCCGGCGCCGCCCTGCAGCAGGTCGACGGCGTGACCGTGCGCCACTGGGCGGGCCAGGATGGCATGTTCACACCCGCCGACATCGCCGACATCGTCATCGAATTTTTCGCCTGCGACATCCCGCCCGGCTACATCACGGCCATGGCCCAGTGCGATCCGCGTCCGGTCTGGTTCAACCTCGAAGGCTTGACGGCCGAAGAATGGGTCGAAGGCTGCCACACGCTGCCGTCGTCCCATCCGCGCCTGCCGCTGACGAAGCACTTCTTTTTCCCCGGCTTCACCGCCAAAACCGGCGGCCTCATGCGCGAGGCGGCGCTCGATGACGAACGCCGTCAGTTCCAGGCAGATGCGCCCAAGATGGCAGCTTTTCTAGGACAGTTCGGCGTGACGGCGCAGGAAATGGCATCGACCAAAGTCTCGCTGTTTTGCTACCCGCACGCGCCAGTGGCTGCCTTGTTCGATGCCTGGCAGAGTGGGGCGCAGGCGATGACCTGCCTGGTGCCGGAAGGCGTGGCGGCGGAAGCGGTCGAGGCCTTCCTCGAAGCCCCGGCCAGCACCGGCGCGGCGCGCACCCGTGGCGCGCTGACGGTGCGCGTGCTGCCCTTCGTGCCGCAGCCCGACTACGACCGCCTGCTGTGGGCTTGCGACCTCAATTTCGTGCGCGGGGAAGACTCCTTCGTGCGCGCCCAGTGGGCCGGCCGCCCGTTCATCTGGCATATCTACCCGCAAGATGAAAACCTGCACCACAAGAAACTGCGCGCCTTCCTGCAGCGCTACGCAGCCGGGCTGGAAAGCCTGTCCGCGCTGTCGCTGTGCTGGAATGGCGCCACGCCGGCCGATCCCGATCCGGCGCCGCTGTGGCCCGCATTTGAAGCCGCGCTGCCCGAATTGCATGCGCGCGCCGACGATTGGCAGCGCCAGATGTTGGCAAACGGCGATCTCACCAGTAATTTGCTGAACTTTGCCGCTTCGCTTAGGT of the Massilia violaceinigra genome contains:
- a CDS encoding IS1380 family transposase encodes the protein MPNCTNEPIKLGRVGRRVVEASFDGGDIVSDGGVLLLRQVDQRIGLSKAIARVFEDRRRRASVSHSMRDLLAQRVYGLCCGWEDVCDHNVLRRDLAMQTAVGRADDLASAPTLSRLETSSTRAQAAALHGVLLDQFIASKAKRPKELVLDIDATHMPLHGEQEKSHFHRYYDNYCYLPLYVFCGQDILACVLRPSSRDPAGILSALIKLISRRLRQAWPRIRIIVRGDSGFCRHQALRRFEKWGLHYIVGLQKNSALLQRVELAELALAEMYQKAGSKQRMIGEFTYAAGTWDRQRRVIARLEHDARGANPRFIVTNLTGGPKALYERVYCARGEAENRIKEAQLDLFGRRASCHKFQANQLRLLLAAFAYTLMINLRRLALVGTELARACTATIRIKLLKIGAAVVRNTRRVRVMLASQHPLKHVFLTAARALAP
- the gltX gene encoding glutamate--tRNA ligase, encoding MTVVRTRFAPSPTGYLHLGGARTALYSWAYARHFGGTFVLRIEDTDVERSTPEAVQAIIEGMQWLGLMHDEGPFYQMQRMDRYREVLAQMLEAGTAYHCYSSKEEVDAMRERFTAAGEKPRYDGTWRPEPGKTLPAVPADREPVVRFKNPLDGDVSWDDVVKGTITISNKELDDLVIARPGGVPTYNFCVAVDDWDMQITHVLRGDDHVNNTPRQINILRAIGAPLPKYGHLPMILDHEGKKLSKRTSAVSVMDYPAKGILPEAMLNYLARLGWSHGDDEIFSMEQFCEWFNTDHLTSSAAQFDLEKLAWLNNHYIKQADNTRLAALARPQMEAQGAQFDGAPDLAAALALMKDRTNTINELADAAMLFYRTPQPDAALMTQHLTDAVKPVVAQFAERCATVEWTREALAAMIKEVLAANGIKMPVLAMPLRLLLTGQLQTPAIDAVLVLLGRELVLSRLKVEV
- a CDS encoding ATP-binding protein → MKLRELHLTAFGPFTDRKLDFGSAGQNVVFVHGPNEAGKSSTLRAISDLRFGIPQLSRDNFVHEHRNMLLGGVLVDRNGKSYHIMRRKGRTNTLQYADGSPVTPDVEALITCGLSKEDYEAMFGLDHDRLRNGGEALLAGHGEIGAALFEASAGVRSIPSVLERLDQSARTYFMPGARAKNGRINEALRSYGEHHAELKTAQIKPAWWAERFKEHQAAAKRLSELEVRHEEANRRQLRLSELRGVAPLIRTQDEAGAMLSELDDVPLLAENAATERAAAQAGLAAACQNAQAAQDAVQRLSTQLKALAPDHAALDAAARIERLAASAESFESLRNTIADAADQVAEARRLLDERAGAIVPGVAAHAVLAMAPAPAARARIEEVLGDFKVAQQRLHQHLESALPLEDDEEQAADALPAPALVSALHAVRDEARRKEVLMKRKEQLPADIRQLERQVAADVAALGLADEMALIKVRALLDSEIDAARSEFDMADSELAALRKQLAQLKTEHAGAAARCEQLLAAGAVPTMTQVRAARGQRDGHWAQVREANAGGNPAPGALLDSFEADVRDADRLVDELARDTERATQLQGSQDELARLAQQLADIEHERAATGQRSAAAQERWNATLAARGLPQLAPKALREWQSRLAEAREQSANLQSLTDELDMARATERALVDDLCDAISAVGVAAPANGSLATLWSLVGEIQNDIERRQHALSTALGKRTEREQHQRRFKAQQKTLEEQLAGAAAAVSSGVYGALHLDPQAGVAAAGARLLEFGRLGEAKAELDSVSARELRAQQAFERLLGQGHELAQALGDTPAADLRHYVEQLKARLAQARRIDSERALKQQALEEAQERQREQESLALRHEAVLERLCRAADVDSPEALPAAEAQSQRKRQAQAEADRVRRDLATASSRPVDELRALLRDYDAERMNDEQNQVSAELATLEEGLRSARQAEETARRALEAVDSADTAAVARELMERDAAGVRLAIAPWMRSRLAHALLDEALKRFRERAQGPMLLAASRYFQQMTDGLFVRLVSDDAGAKPVLLAQRDNGGQVRVEGLSEGTRDQLYLALRLAALEIRRDAGYDLPVVLDDVLMTSDDGRAALALRAIADFAKDHQVIVFTHHAHLLGVAERSVPAPMLQVVSL